The window CTCAAAGGGTGGCACATGCTGAAGGGCATGGATTAACCTGGAGGATGATTGTTAGTAAGTGGGCGGCTACGGTCGCCTCCTCTTCTTATCTTGAAAAATCTTATAATCCATCAACAATTAAGGACTATGTCTCAATGTTACATCGTTGGACTAAAGTTTGGCTTGATAAGCCTGCATCAGAAATCACTAGAGGCGATGGACGTGAAGTTTTAAATCTCATTATTGATAAAGGCCGAAGTAAGGCATTTCAAAAGAGGGTTAAGAATACAATTAATATGATTTTTAACTGGGCCATAGAAGAAAAAGTAATAAGAGGAATTCATAATAGTCCTGTCTATGGTTTAAAGATCACGATTAAGCAGGATAAAAGGCCGGAGATATTGAAAACTGATGAGATTAGGAAGCTTCTTTATGAAGCTAAAGAGCGGAAGCATGGTTGGTACTTTATTTGGGCCATGGCGCTTATGACTGGTATGAGAAATGGAGAGCTTTATTCTCTTCGCTGGGAAGATGTCGATTTTGATGGAGGAATAATTAAAGTTGAGCGTTCTTATAATTTCAAAACAGGAGAATTTAAAGATACAAAAGCAGGGAACTGGAGAAGTGTTCCGATATCCTCTGAATTGAAGTCGCTATTTTTAGAGATCAAAAATACCTCTAAGTCCGAATTTGTTCTTTCAAGAATTCATATTTGGAAAAATGGAGAACAGGCGAAAATTCTAAAGTTCTTTTGCCGTTCAATCGGATTACCTGAAATTCGTTTTCATACTTTAAGAGCTTGTTTTGCTACTCAATTAATAGGTTCAGGCGTGGAGCCAGTAAAAGTTATGAAGATCTGTGGTTGGAAAGATCTCAAAACTTTATCTGTGTATCTCAGATTGGCCGGAATTGAGGAGAAAGGGGTTACTGAGGGACTTAACTTTCTTCCAACGGAAAAGGGTAATGTTTGTTCTATAAATTCAAAAAGAAGCTAAGGCGCTGGAATTAAAGGGAGATCTTCTTTTTTTTGGGTAAAATCGCTTGCTCAGCAAGTTCGTCAGTGGAATTTCTCTGAAATTCCACTGACCGATTTTATCGTATATTAGTGTCTAGTCAAGATAAAGAGAGCGTATATGGTTTATCATAAGTTTCATATGTCGCCCTGGAGTCGACATTTAGCACTTGATTTAAACCTTGTTTCGGTTTATCATATGTTTAAAAAGTCGCCTCGGAGTCGACATATTATGCTTAAAATAAACCAAGTATTATCAAATTGGAATAGTGGAGATGTTCATGGCCTTGAATGGCTCGCTGGATATGGCGTAGATCGTAAGCTTGCTTATAAGTATTGTAAGAGCGGTTACTTGGACAAAATAGTTCCTGGAGTTTTCATAAAGGCTAATGAACAGCCAAATCCTTATGCTGTAATAAGATATTTACAACAAGAACTGAATTTAATGTTACATGTGTCTGGTAGAACAGCTCTTGAATTACAGGGCCATGCTCATTACCTCTCAATGGGTAAAAAAAATAAGATATATCTAACAAGCTACGAAAGCAGGGTGTTTCCCAAATGGCTAAAAGAGTACTGGGGACATTTTGAAGTATCATTTCGAAAATCTAGTTTTCTAGAGTCTGAAAAGTATTTAACCGAGCATGAAGCGTCCGGCGGTTACAAAGTGAATGTTTCAACGAGGGAGCTAGCAATAATGGAGCTTATCGAGAGTTTCGATCTTTCGAATTCTCTTGAGACCGTTGAGAACTATGCTGAATCTTTGAATACTCTTCGCTCGTATGTTCTTCAGGAAATATTAGAAGAGTGTCAATCAGTTAAAGTTAAAAGAGTATTTCTCTACATATCCGAAAAAATGAATCTTCCATATTTTAAGAAATTAGATTTAGAAAAGATAGATCTAGGAAGTGGTAAAAGGGTTGTTGTTGAAGGAGGATCTCTCGATAAAAAATACAACATAACCGTTGATCGAATAATAGAGGAGAATCCATTTTGAGTACTGACTATAATAAAACAGTAGATCTTCTATTGGAGATACTTCCATTTGCATTAAAA is drawn from Halobacteriovorax sp. JY17 and contains these coding sequences:
- a CDS encoding type IV toxin-antitoxin system AbiEi family antitoxin domain-containing protein, yielding MLKINQVLSNWNSGDVHGLEWLAGYGVDRKLAYKYCKSGYLDKIVPGVFIKANEQPNPYAVIRYLQQELNLMLHVSGRTALELQGHAHYLSMGKKNKIYLTSYESRVFPKWLKEYWGHFEVSFRKSSFLESEKYLTEHEASGGYKVNVSTRELAIMELIESFDLSNSLETVENYAESLNTLRSYVLQEILEECQSVKVKRVFLYISEKMNLPYFKKLDLEKIDLGSGKRVVVEGGSLDKKYNITVDRIIEENPF
- a CDS encoding site-specific integrase, giving the protein MAITKVMDKTEINYSVYVNIRSNVMPHIRFQKRINGLLTKAEAKRKERKLIQQLSQRVAHAEGHGLTWRMIVSKWAATVASSSYLEKSYNPSTIKDYVSMLHRWTKVWLDKPASEITRGDGREVLNLIIDKGRSKAFQKRVKNTINMIFNWAIEEKVIRGIHNSPVYGLKITIKQDKRPEILKTDEIRKLLYEAKERKHGWYFIWAMALMTGMRNGELYSLRWEDVDFDGGIIKVERSYNFKTGEFKDTKAGNWRSVPISSELKSLFLEIKNTSKSEFVLSRIHIWKNGEQAKILKFFCRSIGLPEIRFHTLRACFATQLIGSGVEPVKVMKICGWKDLKTLSVYLRLAGIEEKGVTEGLNFLPTEKGNVCSINSKRS